The sequence below is a genomic window from Dehalococcoidia bacterium.
TCGAGTATGTCGTAAGTCGGCAGGCTGTCGCTGTCGCGCTGGTCGGGACGCAGCTCGGCGGAAGGCGGTTTGTCGATTACCGCTTGAGGTATGAGGTCGAAACCGGCCTTCTGATTGCGATAAGCCACCAGCTGATATACCAGCGTCTTGGGTACGTCCTTGAGGATGGCAAAGCCGCCTGCCATATCGCCGTAGAGCGTGGCATAACCCGTCGCCATCTCGCTCTTGTTGCCGGTGGGCAGCACCAGCCAGTCGAACTTGTTGGAGAGCGCCATCACGAAGTTGCCGCGTATCCTCGCCTGGATGTTCTCTTCGGTGGTATCGGGTTTGCTATTCTTGAAAACATCGGCCAGGCTGTCCAGATAGACCTGAAAGGTTTTCTCGATGGGTAATGAGAGCAACTGGATGCCGAGATTCTGCGCCAGTTTTTGCGCATCTGTGATGCTCCCTGGTGAGGAATAGCGCGAGGGCATGGAAACCCCGATGACGTTATCATTGCCCAGTGCGTCGGTTGCTATGGTGGCCACAAGTGCCGAGTCCACCCCGCCCGACAGCCCCAGCACCACCTTCTTGAACCCGTTTTTGACGATGTAGTCGCGCGTGCCGAGCAGCAGGGCGTTATAGATTTCCTCGGCGAGCGGCGTTGGCTTGACCTCTCTTGGAGGCAGAGGAGGTTTGGAGGTTGATTCGACATGCTCCGAGACGGCGATTTTCTGCGTCGCCCAGTCCGGTAAAGCATCGTAAACGGCGTGCTTGCGCCAGCGCGGGTCGTGCAGTCTGGCACGGACGACAGCTTCCACGTCGAGGTCAACTACTATAAAATCTTCCTCGAACTGCTTCCCGCGCGCCAGCACCTCGCCTCTTTCATTCATCACGACGCTGTTGCCATCGAAAACCAGCTCGTCCTGCCCGCCGACGAGATTCGTATAAGCCACGATAGCCATGTTATCCAGCGCCCTGGCGGTAAGTATCCTGGTGCGCTCGCCGGCTTTGCCATAATGGTAAGGCGAGGCACTTATGTTGAGAATGACCTCCGCTCCGGCATATGCCTGCGCCGTAGCCGGACCCGCCTCGTACCAGATATCCTCGCAGATATTGACGCCAACG
It includes:
- a CDS encoding NAD+ synthase; this encodes MDKKPRTLRLGMAQIDTTVGDFAGNLEKMVRILDEARHLKVDLVAFPELAICGYPPEDLLLKPQFIDKNLQYLENLVKASAGLSVVVGFVEQRGDLYNAAAVIHDGKHIGTYRKIYLPNYGVFDENRYFKAGSECPVYVIAGTGVGVNICEDIWYEAGPATAQAYAGAEVILNISASPYHYGKAGERTRILTARALDNMAIVAYTNLVGGQDELVFDGNSVVMNERGEVLARGKQFEEDFIVVDLDVEAVVRARLHDPRWRKHAVYDALPDWATQKIAVSEHVESTSKPPLPPREVKPTPLAEEIYNALLLGTRDYIVKNGFKKVVLGLSGGVDSALVATIATDALGNDNVIGVSMPSRYSSPGSITDAQKLAQNLGIQLLSLPIEKTFQVYLDSLADVFKNSKPDTTEENIQARIRGNFVMALSNKFDWLVLPTGNKSEMATGYATLYGDMAGGFAILKDVPKTLVYQLVAYRNQKAGFDLIPQAVIDKPPSAELRPDQRDSDSLPTYDILDQVLKAYVEEDKSVEQMLKMGLDEAAVRKAVKLVDGSEYKRRQAPPGIKITARAFGRDRRLPITNKFQGNG